Genomic segment of Mucilaginibacter sabulilitoris:
TAACACCGTCAGCTCGTTCAATCCAGCTTTTTACTTCGGCAAGTGTAGCTTTTTTAATAAACTTTTCGGGGTGTGCACCTTTTTTAGCCGGATTTAAATATGGCCCTTCCAGGTGCAGGCCCCAAAAAGCGCCCTTACTTTTTGGGCGATAGCTCTTTGCGGCGTCAATTCCGGTTTCAACTATATCATTTGTATTGGTGCCAATGGTGGCAAATACCCCTGTAGTTCCCTGACCAAGCAGGTCGTTTTCCAGTTGCTCCAGCGCTTCAACAGTAGGAGTGCCGGCAAATAGTTTACCGCCGCTGCCATAAATTTGTAGATCGATAAATCCGGGGGCAAGATAAGCTCCCTGAAGATCTGTTTTTTGAGCATCCTGCGGAATGGCATTTTCCGCAATTACATCAATGATCTGGCCGCCTGATATTAAAACGGCTTTACCTTCGGTGATCTGGCCACCTGAAATAAGTTTGAGATTGTGAAGCGCTGTTATCATAGATTGAAATATTTATAACGTCGTTCTGTTGCGTCCTTTCGGGCAAGGTGTCATGCTGAGCCTGTCGAAGCATGGGCGGTCAGGCCTCTATGCGCAATCCTTCGACAAGCTCAGGATGACAAGGCCAAAATATTATTGCAAAAAAAATCCCTTCCGAATTAACGGAAGGGATTAAATATTTAAGCTCCTAAAGCTACTCGCTTAAAGGCTGTTACTGTTAAACCCTTTTCAACAGTGCTCAGGAACTGAGCAACAGATTTTGAAGGATCTTTAACAAACTCCTGGTTTAACAGGGTTGAATCTTTGTAAAATTTGTTCAGTTTACCTTGAGATATTTTTTCAACCATTTCTTCTGGTTTACCTTCTGCACGGATCTGATCTTTTGCAATTTCAAGCTCACGCTCAACTGTAGTAGCATCAACACCGTCTTTATCAACCGCGATAGGGTTCATAGCTGCAATTTGCATAGCTACGTCTTTACCTGCCTCGTCAGCACCGGCTGGGTTAGCATTTAAAGCAACCAATACACCTAAACGGAAGTTACCATGTATATAAGCAATAACTTTGTCGCCTTCAACAACTTCATATTTAGATACACCAATTTTTTCGCCGATTTTTCCGGTTTTATCAATAACAGCCTCACCAATAGTGGTAGTGGTATTATCAGTATCGATAGAAAGAGCGTAAAGCTCTTCGATAGTAGCAGGTTTGTTTTCAACAGCTTTGTTTGCAATTTCGTTTGCGAAAGCAATAAACTCAGCGTTTTTAGCCACGAAATCAGTTTCGCAGTTAAGCTCGATGATTACACCGGTTTTTCCATCAGCAGAAGTGCGCGAAATAACAACACCTTCGTTTGACTCCCTGTCTTGGCGGCTTGCAGCAACTTTAGCACCTTTTTTTCTTAAAAAATCGATAGCTGCTTCAAAATCACCGTTTGTTTCGGTTAATGCTTTTTTGCAATCCATCATACCGGCACCAGTTTGCTGGCGCAATTTGTTAACGTCGGCTGCAGATATTTGTACTGTAGACATGTTTTTTTGAATTTTAAGTTTTGTGTTGTGAGTTGTAAGTTTTGCGCAAAATTAAAGTGCCGTTATAACCTGCAACTATTTTTAATATTAAAACTATGGGCTGTAAGCTGTAATTACAAGAAACCTTATAACCCACAACTTACAACCCACAACTTAATTACTCTTCTGTTTCGGCAGCAGGAGCTTCAGCATCGGTTTCGGCAGCAACGTCTGCTACTTCAGCAGTTTTGCGGGCTCTTTTAGCACCTTCAGCTCTGTCGGCAACTTCAGGAGCATCTGCTTTAGCTTTCGCTACAGCTGCTTCTTTTTCTGCTTCGTCTTCTTTTTCGCGTTTGCGCTCATCTAAACCTTCTTCAATAGCTTTGATGATAATGCTGGTGATCAATGAAATTGATTTGGTCGCATCGTCATTTGCCGGAATAGGGAAGTCGATGTTTGAAGGATCAGAGTTGGTATCAACCATAGCAAATGTAGGGATGTTCAACTTTAAAGCTTCTGAAACCGCGATATGTTCTTTCTTAACGTCGATCAGGAATAATGCTGCAGGTAAACGGTTCAAATCAGAGATACCTCCTAAAAGGGTTTCTAATTTGATACGCTCACGTTGTATCATCAGTCTTTCTTTTTTAGAAAGGTTGCTGTAAGTACCATCTTTAGTCAGTTTATCGATGTTTGACATCTTTTTGATTGACTTACGAACAGTTGCAAAGTTGGTTAACATACCGCCCAACCAACGCTCGGTGATGTAAGGCATGTTTACACTTTTTGCATAATCGGCAACAATATCTTTCGCTTGTTTCTTTGTAGCTACGAATAATACCTTACGGCCTGATTTTACAATTTGTTTGATAGCTGCAGCAGCTTCTTCAACCTTGGTTAAGGTTTTATTTAAATCAATAATGTGGATACCGTTGCGCTCCATGAAAATGTACTGTGACATTTTCGGATCCCATTTGCGGGTAAGGTGACCAAAGTGTACACCTGCATCCAGTAAATCCTGATATGTTGTTCTTGCCATTTTGTTGTCCTCCTTTGATTAACGTTTACTGAATTGGAATCTCTTACGTGCTTTCTTGCGTCCTGGTTTTTTACGCTCAACCATACGGTCATCGCGGGTCATGATACCTTTAGCGCGCAGTGAAGGTTTCTTTTCAGGATCAAGTTCAACAATGGCTTTCGCAATAGCTAAACGAACGGCTTCTGCCTGTCCTTTTACACCACCACCTGCAACATTTACTTTAACATCAAATTTTCCGGTTGAGCCAGAAACCTCAGTGCTCTGAGTAACGATGTATTGTAATGGCAATGTTGGGAAGTACTCTTTGTAATCTTTACCGTTTACGATGATCGCACCATTTCCTTCTGAAAGGTAGATGCGGGCAACGGCTGTTTTTCTTCTGCCTGAAGTGTTAGTTGTTGGCATTTTTTTTCTCCTTTAAAATTAAAAGTTAAATGGTTGTTGGGTTTTGTGCTGCATGAGGATGCTCAGAACCTGCATATACATACAGGTTACCAAATAATGCTTTACCCAAACGATTTTTAGGTAACATACCACGAACGGCTTTTTCAATTACGCGCTCAGGATGTTTCGCCATTAACTCCTTAGGAGAAATGAAACGCTGACCACCTGGATAACCAGTATAAGAAACATATTCTTTTTGGCTGAATTTGTTTCCGGTCAACTTTACCTTGTCTGCATTGATAACTATTACATTATCACCGCAGTCTACGTTCGGGGTGAAATCTGGCTTGGTTTTACCACGGATGATCATTGCGATCTTAGTGGACAAGCGCCCCAAAATCTCGCCTTGTGCGTCAACAACAACCCATTGTTTGTTAACGGTTTTTTTGTTGGCTGAGACAGTTTTGTAACTTAACGTATTCACTTGCTTTAAATTAAATTGTTTAAACGTTTATTATACCCCGCATTTTCGGGACTGCAAAGATACGCTTATTTGAATTATTTACAAATAGTTTTGAGGTTTTTATTAAAGCCGGGCAGCACAAAATTCAAGATGGCATTTCAGATAGGTTCCGGACATTGACCCCGAAGAGCATTTTAAACCATTAGTTAATGATAACTATACCTTCAACATTAAAAAATTACTTTTTTATGACTTTTCATTTTGATGTTGGTGGGATAACATTATATTAGCAATAAGTAATAAATTAAACCTAATTGATCATCCTTATTTGCAGATGCGCGCTTATAACAGGTTTTGTGATATTAAGTGCCTGCAGGTTGTTTGCCCAAACAGAGGCCAACATTGCAGACTCCTTAGCATCGCAAAGGGATGCTAATGGCATTTTGAGTGAGTTCTTCAGCGGTAAAAATACTATCGCAGCTCCGGTTGATATGACAAAAGCAGGCAGCTGGTCGGTATTACCATCCGCAGCCTATAATCCCAGTGTGGGTTTTGCCGTAGGAGCAATTTCATCGGGCGGCAAATATTTTGGCAACCCAGCCAATACAACCCTATCAGTAATTAATGCCGGATTTTATATTTCAACCAACAGGCTTTCAACATTTGAATTAAAGCATAACGCGTTTTCATCGCAAAACAAATGGAACCTGCAGGGCACCATACAAATTGGTAAAACCATAGCAATGGACAACGGCCTTGGCACCGGCCGCCGAAGCTTTGGCGATGGCGAACTGCGTATGAATAACGAGCAGTTTCCAAACAATCCTAACGAATACCCCCTGCGATATGTTTATATCAAAGCAAATGAGCGCATATACCGCAAGCTTGCTGATTACCTGTATGCCGGCGCAGGCCTCAGTTTTAATTTTTACAGCGGCATTGATGATGGACGCAAAGAGGTACCCATAACCGCCACACATAATTTTAGGTATAGTGTTAAAAACGGCTATTCGCCCAGCGCCTACCAGGCTAATGGCGTATTGGTGAATTTTCAGTTCAATAACCGCGAC
This window contains:
- the rpsI gene encoding 30S ribosomal protein S9; the encoded protein is MPTTNTSGRRKTAVARIYLSEGNGAIIVNGKDYKEYFPTLPLQYIVTQSTEVSGSTGKFDVKVNVAGGGVKGQAEAVRLAIAKAIVELDPEKKPSLRAKGIMTRDDRMVERKKPGRKKARKRFQFSKR
- the tsf gene encoding translation elongation factor Ts, with amino-acid sequence MSTVQISAADVNKLRQQTGAGMMDCKKALTETNGDFEAAIDFLRKKGAKVAASRQDRESNEGVVISRTSADGKTGVIIELNCETDFVAKNAEFIAFANEIANKAVENKPATIEELYALSIDTDNTTTTIGEAVIDKTGKIGEKIGVSKYEVVEGDKVIAYIHGNFRLGVLVALNANPAGADEAGKDVAMQIAAMNPIAVDKDGVDATTVERELEIAKDQIRAEGKPEEMVEKISQGKLNKFYKDSTLLNQEFVKDPSKSVAQFLSTVEKGLTVTAFKRVALGA
- the rplM gene encoding 50S ribosomal protein L13; amino-acid sequence: MNTLSYKTVSANKKTVNKQWVVVDAQGEILGRLSTKIAMIIRGKTKPDFTPNVDCGDNVIVINADKVKLTGNKFSQKEYVSYTGYPGGQRFISPKELMAKHPERVIEKAVRGMLPKNRLGKALFGNLYVYAGSEHPHAAQNPTTI
- a CDS encoding BamA/TamA family outer membrane protein — protein: MIILICRCALITGFVILSACRLFAQTEANIADSLASQRDANGILSEFFSGKNTIAAPVDMTKAGSWSVLPSAAYNPSVGFAVGAISSGGKYFGNPANTTLSVINAGFYISTNRLSTFELKHNAFSSQNKWNLQGTIQIGKTIAMDNGLGTGRRSFGDGELRMNNEQFPNNPNEYPLRYVYIKANERIYRKLADYLYAGAGLSFNFYSGIDDGRKEVPITATHNFRYSVKNGYSPSAYQANGVLVNFQFNNRDQPNRPFRGIYADVILKENETWLGSDRKAVQLKVEFRKYWSLSSTNPEKVFAIWHWSNYLLSGSLPYLELPGTGSDAYGRIGRAFIIGRFKGMSFVYNEAEYRFPITANKLLSGVAFANIESANNQRDIKLFRYWEPGAGVGLRLLFNKYTRSNLCIDYGRGSYGSNGFFLGLNEVF
- the rpsB gene encoding 30S ribosomal protein S2 is translated as MARTTYQDLLDAGVHFGHLTRKWDPKMSQYIFMERNGIHIIDLNKTLTKVEEAAAAIKQIVKSGRKVLFVATKKQAKDIVADYAKSVNMPYITERWLGGMLTNFATVRKSIKKMSNIDKLTKDGTYSNLSKKERLMIQRERIKLETLLGGISDLNRLPAALFLIDVKKEHIAVSEALKLNIPTFAMVDTNSDPSNIDFPIPANDDATKSISLITSIIIKAIEEGLDERKREKEDEAEKEAAVAKAKADAPEVADRAEGAKRARKTAEVADVAAETDAEAPAAETEE